The stretch of DNA AGGAATTTATTGAGAAACGAAGAAAAATAGAACACGGTGATCAGAAATTCTAATAAAAGAACAGGATTTCTACCGCAAATTCTCTAGTTTAAGTACAAGTTCGCGATTCGTTTTTCACTTTGCTGCTTTTCACAATCGTGAGACAACCCTAGGAGATGAGATTACAAAAGACTTTCTTACCCATGCAACAAGGTTCTGTTCTGCTGTAGATTTTGAATTGTCAATCGCTTTCCTTCCTGTAATTATTTCGAGAAGAACTACACCAAAACTATAAACATCTGATTTGAGAGTGAGTTGACCGGTCATGGCGTACTCTGGAGCACAATATCCATAAGTGCCCATAACCCTTGTTGATACATGAGTGTTTTCTCCAACCGGGCCGAGTTTGGCCAAACCAAAATCAGATAACTTTGGATGATACCCTTCACCAAGCAAAATGTTTGAGCACTTCAAATCTCGGTATATGACCGGAGGATTAGCTTGGTCGTGTAGATATTCTAATCCCTTTGCTGCTCCAGCAGCTATTTTCATTCGCGTGTTCCAGTCAAGTCGTTTCTTGCCAGGAGATATATCTGcaaatcaaacatatataatCCATATAAAAACAAGACAATATCAAAttcaaagagagaaagagaaaagacACTTGCATAGTTGAAATGAAATACCATGCAAGTGGTCTTCTAAGGATCCATATGGCATATATTCATAAACTAGAAGCCTTTGATCTCCATCAGCACAATAACCAATAAGGTTGACaaggttatggtgatgaagtaGACTTAACATCAACACTTCAACAAGGAATTCCCTATTTCCTTGGAGTCCATTTCGGTCAAGTTGCTTGATTGCGACAACCTATATTCAACATTAGAAAGGATGAAACACATTATAAACTCTacctacaaaaaaaaattatgaaaagagTTTCATGTTGGCAAAATTCAATCTATTATTCAGGCTGTTAAAACAGATCAATGTGGTAAAGGTAGAATTATTATTCCATGATAGAGTATACTCACCTGGTTAATACTTTCGAGACGTCCTTTGTATACTCTACCAAAGCCTCCCTCCCCCAAAAGACAATCCGCTCTAAAGTTTCTAGTTGCATTTGCCAACTCGCGGAATGCGAAAGTCTGTGCTGCAATGTGTTCAGCATTCCCATTTTTAGATGTATCCTTGGAATTTGTTGATGAATTCCTCTTCAATTTCCCTGTAATCAAGTGagaagaataaa from Cicer arietinum cultivar CDC Frontier isolate Library 1 chromosome 3, Cicar.CDCFrontier_v2.0, whole genome shotgun sequence encodes:
- the LOC101509162 gene encoding probable serine/threonine-protein kinase PBL7, with translation MGWIPCSGNSGTKKKIVKMEVQHSLTRQIKPTPGKLKRNSSTNSKDTSKNGNAEHIAAQTFAFRELANATRNFRADCLLGEGGFGRVYKGRLESINQVVAIKQLDRNGLQGNREFLVEVLMLSLLHHHNLVNLIGYCADGDQRLLVYEYMPYGSLEDHLHDISPGKKRLDWNTRMKIAAGAAKGLEYLHDQANPPVIYRDLKCSNILLGEGYHPKLSDFGLAKLGPVGENTHVSTRVMGTYGYCAPEYAMTGQLTLKSDVYSFGVVLLEIITGRKAIDNSKSTAEQNLVAWARPLFKDRRKFSQMADPMLQGQYPSRGLYQALAVAAMCVQEQANMRPVIADVVTALSYLASQRYDHNIQSNSRLAPGTPPRTRRRQ